The Carassius carassius chromosome 2, fCarCar2.1, whole genome shotgun sequence genome has a segment encoding these proteins:
- the LOC132097927 gene encoding uncharacterized protein LOC132097927 produces MFQSSSPAVHGGHLSTWLKAVTTPFLPKDTSNLQHPEQLDTELDELMAHDPTQSDYYKELTRILGSLVHILVAQARLSERINIDLEQQAATLKLQAEEAWKDQAQTQSRLDQLLLETQNQREKEDDTDPELQKEVERLHNALQDLRLDTDQREQLERKALKERNKKFQQGDALLKRAETELKERDYKTWACKTHLQAARAKINELTLQERRAPR; encoded by the coding sequence atgttccagtcatccagtccagcagtccacgggggccacctctcgacatggttgaaagcagtgacgacccccttcctgcccaaggacaccagtaacctgcagcacccagagcaactagacaccgagctagatgaactgatggcacacgatccaacccaaagcgactactacaaagaactcaccaggatcctcggaagcctagttcacattctcgtTGCCCAGGCACGGCTCAGTGAACGGATCAACatcgaccttgaacagcaagcagcaacgcttaagcttcaagcggaggaggcctggaAGGACCAGGCCCAAACCCAGAGtcgccttgatcagctcctcctcgagacccagaaccagcgcgagaaagaggacgacacagatccagagctacagaaagaagtagaaagacttcacaatgccctgcaagatcttcgcctcgacacagatcaaagagaacagctggagagaaAAGCCCTAAAAGAACGCAACAAAAAATTCCAGCAAGGTGacgctctcctaaaaagagcagagactgaactgaaagaaagagactataaaacctgggcctgcaaaacacacttgcaagcggcccgagctaaaatcaacgagcttactctgcaagagagacgagctccaagatga